A DNA window from Halomonas zincidurans B6 contains the following coding sequences:
- a CDS encoding 4a-hydroxytetrahydrobiopterin dehydratase, with protein MNELSQHELSQQQCEACSFDAPRVSHSEIERFKAAIPDWQIVERDGIMQLERPFTFRNFKQALAFTNRIGELAEEAGHHPALLTEWGKVTVTWWSHAIKGLHKNDFILAARTDEVAESNVRAD; from the coding sequence ATGAACGAGCTTTCTCAACACGAGCTTTCTCAACAACAGTGCGAAGCCTGCAGTTTCGACGCGCCGCGCGTCTCCCACAGCGAGATCGAGCGCTTCAAGGCCGCCATCCCCGACTGGCAGATCGTCGAGCGCGATGGCATCATGCAGTTGGAACGTCCTTTCACGTTCCGCAACTTCAAGCAGGCCCTGGCGTTCACCAACCGCATCGGTGAGCTGGCCGAGGAAGCCGGCCATCACCCGGCGCTGCTCACCGAATGGGGCAAGGTCACCGTGACCTGGTGGTCCCATGCGATCAAGGGTCTGCACAAGAACGACTTCATTCTGGCCGCCAGAACCGACGAGGTAGCAGAGTCCAATGTTCGAGCAGATTGA